One Cucurbita pepo subsp. pepo cultivar mu-cu-16 chromosome LG11, ASM280686v2, whole genome shotgun sequence DNA window includes the following coding sequences:
- the LOC111805541 gene encoding uncharacterized protein LOC111805541 yields MAFLVAGVLIKLLQSMNTNVKVRGEHRSVLLQLISIVPALNGSELWPNQGFFLKVSDSSHSTYVSLSKQDHELILNNILQLGQFFYVDKMEAGTPVPVLVGIRPVPGRQPFVGTPKDLMQMMEPSVSLVQDYQEGKSGGKSNERMRHKFMIKEEKINVSSRYMQGVSSLNSRSGQVQAVNLQSRLDEASSKAEALQFSVKEAAASSKNIPAKGTSNKQETSNANRLPYRKDKTHSSETVKRILRRKNIASMVAMEAQKEAMAAASLAKCLSVFADLCSSASPKNPQLPLTKFFTLQQLISEANSNDAVKENSLLLTMNSSLPEANKSTKVSSLFLSKSASPKSAKAAIELREDEKQXSPSFRMAFLVAGVLIKLLQSMNTNVKVRGEHRSVLLQLISIVPALNGSELWPNQGFFLKVSDSSHSTYVSLSKQDHELILNNILQLGQFFYVDKMEAGTPVPVLVGIRPVPGRQPFVGTPKDLMQMMEPSVSLVQDYQEGKSGGKSNERMRHKFMIKEEKINVSSRYMQGVSSLNSRSGQVQAVNLQSRLDEASSKAEALQFSVKEAAASSKNIPAKGTSNKQETSNANRLPYRKDKTHSSETVKRILRRKNIASMVAMEAQKEAMAAASLAKCLSVFADLCSSASPKNPQLPLTKFFTLQQLISEANSNDAVKENSLLLTMNSSLPEANKSTKVSSLFLSKSASPKSAKAAIELREDEKQEWARGDGAKEIKLLRDVLLKESTSWFLNFLEEALDAGFRVGKQDKKGRNNAGQQTESGNHIAVALSQLKQANEWLEKLKGNLSSGDNDSRETIDRIKQKVYSCLLVHVESAASVLENRFDRC; encoded by the exons ATGGCATTTCTTGTAGCAGGAGTATTAATTAAGCTTCTGCAGAGTATGAACACCAATGTGAAGGTCAGAGGAGAGCATAGATCAGTGCTATTACAACTTATCAGTATTGTACCTGCTTTAAATGGTTCAGAATTGTGGCCTAATCAAGGCTTCTTTCTAAAAGTTTCAGATTCTTCACATTCTACTTATGTCTCATTGTCCAAGCAAGATCATGAGTTGATCTTGAACAACATCTTACAACTAGGCCAATTCTTCTATGTTGATAAGATGGAAGCTGGAACTCCAGTTCCAGTTCTTGTTGGGATTCGACCGGTTCCTGGACGACAACCTTTCGTTGGGACTCCGAAGGATCTTATGCAAATGATGGAGCCATCAGTGAGCCTAGTCCAAGATTAtcaggaaggaaagagtggaGGTAAATCGAATGAGAGAATGAGacataaattcatgatcaaaGAGGAGAAGATAAACGTTTCGTCGCGGTATATGCAAGGTGTTTCGTCGTTGAATTCTAGAAGTGGTCAG GTGCAAGCAGTAAACCTGCAAAGCCGGCTTGATGAGGCTTCTTCAAAGGCAGAAGCCCTTCAGTTCAGTGTCAAGGAGGCTGCTGCATCGTCTAAGAACATTCCTGCAAAAGGCACTTCAAACAAACAGGAAACTTCTAATGCAAATCGCTTACCTTACAGAAAAGATAAAACTCATTCATCAGAGACTGTCAAA aGGATTCTTAGAAGGAAAAACATAGCTTCTATGGTAGCAATGGAAGCTCAAAAAGAGGCAATGGCTGCAGCATCCTTGGCCAAATGTCTCAG TGTGTTTGCTGATCTGTGTTCATCAGCCTCACCTAAGAATCCCCAACTCCCTCTCACCAAATTCTTCACACTGCAGCAGCTAATCTCCGAAGCGAATTCGAACGATGCAGTGAAGGAAAACTCACTTCTTTTGACTATGAACTCATCTCTACCAGAAGCAAATAAGTCCACAAAAGTTTCCTCTTTATTCCTGTCAAAGAGTGCTTCACCAAAGTCTGCAAAGGCAGCTATTGAATTAAGAGAGGATGAAAAACAAGANTCA ccaAGTTTCAGAATGGCATTTCTTGTAGCAGGAGTATTAATTAAGCTTCTGCAGAGTATGAACACCAATGTGAAGGTCAGAGGAGAGCATAGATCAGTGCTATTACAACTTATCAGTATTGTACCTGCTTTAAATGGTTCAGAATTGTGGCCTAATCAAGGCTTCTTTCTAAAAGTTTCAGATTCTTCACATTCTACTTATGTCTCATTGTCCAAGCAAGATCATGAGTTGATCTTGAACAACATCTTACAACTAGGCCAATTCTTCTATGTTGATAAGATGGAAGCTGGAACTCCAGTTCCAGTTCTTGTTGGGATTCGACCGGTTCCTGGACGACAACCTTTCGTTGGGACTCCGAAGGATCTTATGCAAATGATGGAGCCATCAGTGAGCCTAGTCCAAGATTAtcaggaaggaaagagtggaGGTAAATCGAATGAGAGAATGAGacataaattcatgatcaaaGAGGAGAAGATAAACGTTTCGTCGCGGTATATGCAAGGTGTTTCGTCGTTGAATTCTAGAAGTGGTCAG GTGCAAGCAGTAAACCTGCAAAGCCGGCTTGATGAGGCTTCTTCAAAGGCAGAAGCCCTTCAGTTCAGTGTCAAGGAGGCTGCTGCATCGTCTAAGAACATTCCTGCAAAAGGCACTTCAAACAAACAGGAAACTTCTAATGCAAATCGCTTACCTTACAGAAAAGATAAAACTCATTCATCAGAGACTGTCAAA aGGATTCTTAGAAGGAAAAACATAGCTTCTATGGTAGCAATGGAAGCTCAAAAAGAGGCAATGGCTGCAGCATCCTTGGCCAAATGTCTCAG TGTGTTTGCTGATCTGTGTTCATCAGCCTCACCTAAGAATCCCCAACTCCCTCTCACCAAATTCTTCACACTGCAGCAGCTAATCTCCGAAGCGAATTCGAACGATGCAGTGAAGGAAAACTCACTTCTTTTGACTATGAACTCATCTCTACCAGAAGCAAATAAGTCCACAAAAGTTTCCTCTTTATTCCTGTCAAAGAGTGCTTCACCAAAGTCTGCAAAGGCAGCTATTGAATTAAGAGAGgatgaaaaacaagaatggGCCAGAGGAGATGGTGCAAAGGAGATCAAATTACTAAGAGATGTTTTGCTGAAGGAATCAACATCATggtttttgaatttcttggaGGAAGCATTGGATGCCGGGTTTCGTGTCGGAAAACAGGACAAGAAGGGTCGGAACAATGCAGGGCAACAAACGGAGTCGGGCAACCATATTGCTGTTGCCTTATCACAGCTCAAGCAAGCCAATGAATGGTTGGAGAAGTTAAAAGGAAATTTGAGTTCAGGAGATAATGACTCAAGGGAAACCATTGACAGGATAAAGCAGAAAGTCTATTCCTGTTTGCTTGTACATGTGGAGTCTGCTGCATCAGTTCTAGAGAATAGATTTGACCGTTGTTAA